From Vicinamibacterales bacterium:
GTGGATTAAAGAGCGATTGTCGAACGGCACCGAACATATCAAGAAGAAGTTGCCGAGTATGTACCACCAATTCAAACAGCTGGCGTCAATTGATATTACGCAGCAGCCGATGGAGGTTGGTCCAACCACCCATTACGTTATGGGCGGTGTGCGTGTCGATGCCGATACACAGATGTCAAACGTACCTGGTTTATTTGCTGCCGGCGAGTGTGCGGGCGGGTTACACGGCGCCAATCGTCTAGGCGGCAACTCACTGTCCGACCTACTTGTGTTTGGTAAGCGTGCGGGCGAGTACGCCGCAAAGTTTGCGAAAGAGCATAAGCCGGGCGCTGTGAACGCCGATCAGGTGGAGGAGGTAGCCCGGCGTGCGTTGGAGCCGTTCTCTAGAGAAGGCGAGAGCCCCTATAAGATTCAGCAGGACCTCCAGCAAACGATGCAAGATTTGGTTGGGATCAGTCGTCAGGACGTGGAGATGCGGAGAGCGCTGGATGAACTCGCAAACCTCCGGGCGCGTGCAGGTTCGGTTGGCGTCATAGGGAATCGAGAGTACAACGCTGGTTGGCACACCGCGCTTGATTTACCGCATCTGTTAACCGTTGCGGAGGCTATTACCCGTGCTGCCGTGGAGCGTCGTGAGAGCCGTGGGGCGCACTTTCGCGAAGACTATCTTGCCAAGGACGAAGGGTTGGGTCAGGTGAGTTTACTGGTTCGAAAGTTAGGCGATGGGTCGATGCAGGTTGTCCGCGAGCCTATTTCTGAACTGACGCCTGAGTTGGCCAAGATCGTTGACGACAACAAGTAGCTTGATGGAAACGATATGAGCACTGCGAGGTTCAAGATCTGGCGTGGCAACGCCGATGGTGGTGTATTCCAAGAGTATTCCGTTGAGGTTGCCGAAGGGATGGTTGTACTCGACGTTGTGCTCAAGATTCAGGCTGAGGAGGCGAACGACCTCGGGGTACGCTGGAACTGTAAGGCAGGGAAATGCGGCTCGTGCTCAGCCGAGGTCAACGGTAATCCTCGGCTCATGTGCATGACCGGCATGGACACGATTCCGACCGATCGACCGATCACGGTTGAACCAATGCAGACCTTTCCGTTAATCAAGGATCTGGTGACTGATGTCTCATGGAATTTTAGTGTCAAGCAGGGAATCACGCCGTTCACACCTCGGCCAGCCGATGCTCACGACGGAACCTGGCGGATGCAGCAGCGCGATGTGAATCGGGTTCAGGAATTTAGGAAGTGCATTGAGTGCTTTCTTTGCCAGGACGTCTGTCACGTCCTGCGCGACCACCGGAAGCATGATGAGTTCATCGGGCCG
This genomic window contains:
- a CDS encoding succinate dehydrogenase/fumarate reductase iron-sulfur subunit — protein: MSTARFKIWRGNADGGVFQEYSVEVAEGMVVLDVVLKIQAEEANDLGVRWNCKAGKCGSCSAEVNGNPRLMCMTGMDTIPTDRPITVEPMQTFPLIKDLVTDVSWNFSVKQGITPFTPRPADAHDGTWRMQQRDVNRVQEFRKCIECFLCQDVCHVLRDHRKHDEFIGPRFFVHAAALEMHPLDVADRVEELAQTEGIGYCNITKCCTKVCPEEITITDNAIIPLKERVVDRLYDPLSKLLRIFR